From Osmerus mordax isolate fOsmMor3 chromosome 8, fOsmMor3.pri, whole genome shotgun sequence, a single genomic window includes:
- the fam228a gene encoding protein FAM228A isoform X1, whose translation MYFKTLRYSCQVNSYNTIFALISGMPLKNKNRAAGGVITIHTPTPLNLKPRVTAVAWADVPASVAESRRSPYCRSVMTRNASPGRGRGGGGGREGGRKNQTWVPRSPRGPCVDWLSHSSFRRLQAKLESENQETGKIIQPLLDTEKGFIKDLERFLSHQDVLALRKKELLHRHWTERVWTPIQRNVEDRATNCWSEEADRIRSMFMHYINYCNNKGFVSLEDYDPLEYNPLLQNINKPQFFKVTTRALKDPLFFQSRERVEEKRAVLRCQTGHLYTRREVEKLLKQSLPHQTVPSGWTSEMCSRSADLPLLASPTHQGSTSRAPLVEMDPELWKLSRTSVTPYQLTDTATPDRRCLQAGCWSSRG comes from the exons atgtattttaaaACATTGAGATACTCTTGCCAAGTTAATTCTTATAACACCATTTTTGCTTTAATTTCAGGTATGCCCTTGAAGAACAAGAACAGAGCAGCAGGTGGTGTGAtcaccatccacacacccacacctttaAATCTCAAGCCTAGG GTGACTGCAGTGGCTTGGGCAGATGTCCCCGCCTCCGTGGCAGAGAGTAGGAGGAGCCCGTACTGTCGGAGTGTCATGACGAGGAATGCAAGTCcgggtagaggaagaggaggagggggtggacgagaaggggggagaaagaatCAGACCTGGGTTCCTAGGTCACCAAGAGGGCCCTGTGTGGATTGGCTGTCTCACTCCTCCTTCAGGCGCTTGCAG GCTAAATTAGAGTCAGAAAACCAAGAGACAGGGAAAATCATTCAACCCCTACTGGATACTGAGAAAGGCTTCATCAAG GACCTGGAGCGTTTCCTCAGCCACCAGGATGTTTTGGCGCTCCGTAAGAAAGAGCTTCTGCACAGGCACTGGACTGAGCGTGTGTGGACGCCCATCCAGAGGAACGTGGAGGACCGAGCGACCAACTGTTGGTCCGAGGAGGCCGACAGGATCCGCAGCATGTTCATGCACTACATCAACTACTGCAACAACAAG GGCTTTGTGTCCCTAGAGGACTATGACCCCCTGGAATACAACCCTCTCCTGCAAAACATTAACAAACCTCAGTTCTTCAAG GTTACTACACGTGCCTTGAAGGACCCACTGTTCTTCCAATCCCGTGAGAGAGTAGAGGAAAAGAGGGCAGTCCTTCGCTGTCAAACAG gTCATTTATACACACGCAGAGAAGTGGAAAAACTCCTGAAGCAAAGTCTACCTCACCAAACTGTGCCCAGTGGCTGGACCTCCGAAATGTGCTCCAGGTCAGCTGACCTGCCCCTGCTGGCCTCACCCACTCACCAAGGCTCCACCTCTAGAGCTCCTCTAGTGGAGATGGACCCTGAGCTATGGAAGCTCAGCAG AACGAGCGTGACTCCATACCagctcacagacacagccactCCGGATAGAAGATGTCTGCAGGCTGGCTGCTGGTCGTCCAGAGGATGA
- the fam228a gene encoding protein FAM228A isoform X2 — protein sequence MPLKNKNRAAGGVITIHTPTPLNLKPRVTAVAWADVPASVAESRRSPYCRSVMTRNASPGRGRGGGGGREGGRKNQTWVPRSPRGPCVDWLSHSSFRRLQAKLESENQETGKIIQPLLDTEKGFIKDLERFLSHQDVLALRKKELLHRHWTERVWTPIQRNVEDRATNCWSEEADRIRSMFMHYINYCNNKGFVSLEDYDPLEYNPLLQNINKPQFFKVTTRALKDPLFFQSRERVEEKRAVLRCQTGHLYTRREVEKLLKQSLPHQTVPSGWTSEMCSRSADLPLLASPTHQGSTSRAPLVEMDPELWKLSRTSVTPYQLTDTATPDRRCLQAGCWSSRG from the exons ATGCCCTTGAAGAACAAGAACAGAGCAGCAGGTGGTGTGAtcaccatccacacacccacacctttaAATCTCAAGCCTAGG GTGACTGCAGTGGCTTGGGCAGATGTCCCCGCCTCCGTGGCAGAGAGTAGGAGGAGCCCGTACTGTCGGAGTGTCATGACGAGGAATGCAAGTCcgggtagaggaagaggaggagggggtggacgagaaggggggagaaagaatCAGACCTGGGTTCCTAGGTCACCAAGAGGGCCCTGTGTGGATTGGCTGTCTCACTCCTCCTTCAGGCGCTTGCAG GCTAAATTAGAGTCAGAAAACCAAGAGACAGGGAAAATCATTCAACCCCTACTGGATACTGAGAAAGGCTTCATCAAG GACCTGGAGCGTTTCCTCAGCCACCAGGATGTTTTGGCGCTCCGTAAGAAAGAGCTTCTGCACAGGCACTGGACTGAGCGTGTGTGGACGCCCATCCAGAGGAACGTGGAGGACCGAGCGACCAACTGTTGGTCCGAGGAGGCCGACAGGATCCGCAGCATGTTCATGCACTACATCAACTACTGCAACAACAAG GGCTTTGTGTCCCTAGAGGACTATGACCCCCTGGAATACAACCCTCTCCTGCAAAACATTAACAAACCTCAGTTCTTCAAG GTTACTACACGTGCCTTGAAGGACCCACTGTTCTTCCAATCCCGTGAGAGAGTAGAGGAAAAGAGGGCAGTCCTTCGCTGTCAAACAG gTCATTTATACACACGCAGAGAAGTGGAAAAACTCCTGAAGCAAAGTCTACCTCACCAAACTGTGCCCAGTGGCTGGACCTCCGAAATGTGCTCCAGGTCAGCTGACCTGCCCCTGCTGGCCTCACCCACTCACCAAGGCTCCACCTCTAGAGCTCCTCTAGTGGAGATGGACCCTGAGCTATGGAAGCTCAGCAG AACGAGCGTGACTCCATACCagctcacagacacagccactCCGGATAGAAGATGTCTGCAGGCTGGCTGCTGGTCGTCCAGAGGATGA